In Candidatus Methylomirabilota bacterium, the following proteins share a genomic window:
- a CDS encoding class I SAM-dependent methyltransferase, with protein MPESSYGFTSANAAYERIMVPAIFSTWARDLLDTVAIAPGMRVLDVACGTGIVARLAASQVGPTGRVVGLDSNEAMLAVARAQPVPIEAHVEWQLGNATKLPFPNAAFDTVLCQQGLQYVPDRPAVLREMKRVLVSGGQLGLSVFSQSIGYQVLERTVAQFVGEEAAAIVREPFALGDLDELSAIFRMVEFSTLRKHTKTLTARFVSANDFTDYQLEGRLANAVSKLNDQTRAALVVALRTSFEPYISSDGLAFPMEAHVVLAGK; from the coding sequence ATGCCTGAAAGCAGTTACGGTTTCACCAGTGCGAACGCAGCGTACGAGCGGATCATGGTCCCCGCCATCTTCAGCACCTGGGCGAGGGACTTGTTAGATACAGTAGCGATCGCCCCCGGAATGAGGGTGCTGGACGTAGCCTGCGGTACCGGCATCGTCGCCCGCTTGGCGGCATCTCAGGTTGGTCCAACTGGCCGGGTCGTAGGGTTGGACTCCAACGAAGCGATGCTAGCAGTAGCCCGTGCGCAGCCGGTGCCCATTGAGGCGCACGTCGAGTGGCAGTTAGGCAACGCAACCAAGTTGCCCTTCCCTAATGCAGCGTTTGACACCGTGTTGTGCCAGCAGGGCCTGCAGTACGTGCCGGATCGGCCTGCTGTCCTTCGAGAGATGAAGCGCGTATTGGTATCAGGAGGACAGCTGGGGCTCAGCGTCTTCAGCCAGAGTATCGGCTACCAAGTGCTTGAGCGCACCGTGGCACAGTTCGTTGGAGAAGAAGCGGCGGCCATCGTGAGAGAACCATTCGCCCTCGGCGATCTCGATGAACTTTCTGCAATTTTTAGGATGGTGGAATTCTCCACGCTGCGGAAGCATACCAAGACCCTCACGGCTCGATTTGTCTCGGCCAACGATTTCACCGACTACCAGTTAGAGGGCCGGCTGGCCAACGCCGTCAGCAAACTGAACGATCAAACACGGGCGGCTTTAGTCGTAGCGCTCCGGACGTCATTCGAGCCATATATAAGCTCCGATGGGCTGGCGTTCCCGATGGAGGCACACGTGGTACTAGCGGGAAAGTAG